CTGACGCGCAGAGTTCGCGGGGCCTCTTTGCCTTGCAGATTCCCGGTGAAATCGGCGGCTCGGCGGTGAATACTTGATTCTAACAGGCGGCAGGGTTACTTCCGTGCCGCGTGCGGATTGCGCCGCGCCCGCGAAGCAACCTATGCTTGTCGAGAGAGGTTAGAAAATGCCTGAGCGAGCCCTCGACGTTGTTCGTCCCCTGGCGGAGAAGCTGCCCGCGGCTTCCCTTTCTGCCGACGACTTGATGCGCAAGATCTGCCATCTGCTCCACGAGCGCCTGCTCAAATACAACTGGGTCGGCTTCTACATGCTGGAAGGCGGCGCCGGCGGTGACACGCTGGTTCTCGGCCCGTTCGCCGGCAGCATGACGCCGCACACGCGCATCCAGCTGAACCAGGGCATCTGCGGCGCCGCCGCGTCGAGCGGCAGGACCATCGTCGTCGACGACGTAAACAGCGACCCGCGCTACCTGGCCTGCTCCATCGAAACCAAGTCGGAAATCGTCGTTCCGGTTTTCGTCGGCGGAAAAGTCGTGGGCGAGCTCGACATCGACAGCCATTTCCCCGCCGCATTCAAAGACGACGACCGCGAATTCGTCGAATACTGCGCGGGGTTGGTCGGCAAAGCGCTGGAAGCGGAATCTAAGGCGCCGCAGAAGACGGCGACGACTCGCTAGCCGCAGCGAGAAAGATTCGCACCGCGTACCCATCCTCCTCCGAAGCCAGCGCTTCTTCCCAACCGGGCTCGCCGGGAGCATCTGCGCCTGGCGCAAGTGATGCCGTTACCCGCAGCACAGGCCTCACCGCCGCCACGTCGAGGAAGAGCATTTCGTTCACGATGCGTGCGCGGCACGTTCGCTCGGCAGGCAGCACCACGCGCCGACGCAGGTCGAGCACGTCGCGATGCCACTTCAACATGGCGTTGTGACCGTGCAGCGCCAGGTCCCAGTTGAGCTTCGAGAGCTCGAAGGTCTGCGGGTCCTGCGGATCGGGCACCTCGTCCCAGTTGAATTCGCGGAATTCCCGGCGCCGGCCGTCGCCCACCGCGCGCTGCAGCTCGGGATCGCTGAAGTCGGTGAAGAAAAGGAACGGCGCAGCCTCGTCGTACTCCTGTCCCATGAAGAGCAGCGGCGTTTCCGGCGCGAGCAGCAGGAGCGCGGCCATCAGTCTGCGCACCCCGCGCGGGACAAGGTGGTGCAGCCGCTCGCCCAGCGCTCGATTGCCCACCTGGTCATGGTTCTGTATGCAGATCACGTGCTGCGGCAGGCGCATGTCGCGCGCCGGTGTCCCGCGCGGCCGCTCCCAGAACTGGAAGTACTCTCCTTGATAGACGAACCCCTGCTCGAGAGCGCGGGCGATCTGCTCCGGACGCCCGAAGTCCTGGTAGTAGCCCCGCCGTTCTCCGGTGAAGTAAGCGTGTACCGCGTGGTGAAAGTCGTCGCTCCAGAGCGCATCCAGTCCGTAGCCGCCGCGCCTCGCCGGACGCACGATGCGCCCATCGTTTTCGTCGGTTTCGGCGATCACGCACACCGTCCGCCCCAGTTCGCGCGCCAGTTCCTGCACGTTTTCACCGATTTCCGCGAGAATGTGCGGTTGCGACGCGTCGTGCATCGTCTGCACGGCGTCGAGCCGCAGGCCGTCGAGGTGATACTCCGCGATCCAGTAGAGCGCGTTCTCGATCACGTAGCGCCGCACGCCTTGCGATCCGGGCCCGTCGTAGTTGATGGCGTTCCCCCAAGGCGTAGGATAGCGGCCGGTCAGATACGGACCGAACATCGGCAGGTAGTTGCCCTCGTTGCCGAGGTGGTTGTAAACCACGTCGAGCACAACGGCCAGGCCGGCAGCGTGCGCTGCATTCACCAGCGTCTTCAAGCCCTCGGGCCCGCCGTAGCTCGCCTGCACCGCGTACCAGGCCACACCGTCGTATCCCCAATTGCGCGTTCCGGGGAACGCCGCGACCGGCATCAATTCGATAACCGTAACGCCGACGTCACGCAGATATTCGAGCCGCTGGAGGATGCCGTCGAAAGTGCCTTCGCGCGAGAACGTGCCCACGTGCAGCTCGTAAAGGACGTAGTCCTCCGGTCGCAACCCTCGCCAGGCATCGTCAGTCCAGCGAAACGCGTTGGGATCAACAATCTCGGTGGGCCCGTGGACTCCTTCCGGCAGCAGGCGCGAGACGGGATCGGGCACCGGTTTGCCGCCGTTCACGCGGTAAAAATAGCGGCCGCCGGGGCCGGCCTCCAGCAGCGCGGTAAACACGTCGCCCGCCTGGCGTTTCAGAGGAAACTCGCGGTAGCCGTCGCCGGCGCCGGGCTTGTCCAACAGGCGCACCACAAGCTCGCGCGCCGCCGGCGCCCACACGCGGACCTCGGTTCGGCTGCCGGACGTGATCGCGCCAAAGGTGGCGGTACGGGCTTGGATCCTCAACGATTTGAGCCGCAAGACTGCCTACTCTAAGATGCCTGCTGCGGCGCATGCGCCCGACGAAATCTGGAATCTTTCATGCTCATTCTTGCTTCTTCCTCTCCGCGCCGAGCCGAACTGCTTCGCAACGCGCGCATCGAGTTCCGCGTGTGCCCTCCCGAAGTCGTGGAAGAGCTTCACCCCGGCGAGTTGCCCATCCACTTCGCGCGCCGCATGGCGGAAGCGAAGGCGCACTGGGTGTTCGCGCGCGAGCAAGGCGCTACCGTTCTCGGCGCCGATACCATCGTGACCGTGGGCGATTGCGTCCTTGGCAAGCCGCGCGACCAGGACGACGCCATGCAGATGTTGCGCCAGCTCTCTGGCCGGACGCACCAGGTCACAACCGGGATATGCCTCATCGGCGGCGATACCGAGCTGCTGGAGGACGAGACCACCGAAGTTGTGATGAGCGAAATCTCCGAGGACGAGATTCGCGCTTACGTCGCCACCGGCGAGCCCATGGACAAGGCCGGCGCCTACGCCATCCAGGGCATGGCTTCGCGATGGGTGAGCCGCATCGACGGAGACTACTGCAACGTGGTGGGACTGCCAGTGGCGCGGGTCTGGGGATTGATGCGGGAGTTGGCGCTGCGTTAGGCGGGCGCGCCGGCGCCCGGCCGACGCGCGAACAGGCGATCTACTTCTTTTCCGGCTCGGCTTCGCCGTCCTTCATGGCGCTCTTGAAGTTCTTGATGCCTTCGCCGAGGCCCTTGCCCAGGTCAGCAACCTTTCCTGGCCCAAAAATCAGCAGCGCAATCGCGAAGATGACCAGTAGTTCCGGGACCCCTAGTTTGCCAAGCATACTTCCTCCATCTGCAGGGGGAGCTGAGAATAGGATTCTAGGCGCTCCGCCAGCCCGAGTCAAAGCAACCAGCGCCTTACGGCGCAATGGCTTCGATCAGGGCAGCCAGCAGCGCCGTCCGGCGCGGGATTTCATCAATCAAGACCGATTCGTTCAGTGCATGGGCGCCTTCACCCACGCCGCCCAGTCCGTCCAGTGTCGGTAACCCCAGCGCCGCAGTGAAGTTGCCGTCGGAGCCACCCCCGGTGGCGGCCTCGTCGAGCTTCCACCCGATCTCACCGGCGAGTTCCCGTGCCTGGCGGTAAAGCGCAATCACTCCCTTGCTGCGCTCCATCGGCGGACGATTCAGGCCGCCCGTGACCTCGAGCTTGCAATGCTTGTTCCTGGGCTTGAGCGAGCGGAACTTGCGCTCGAGCACCGGACCGTCGGCGAGTCGGGCAATGCGGACGTCAACGTCCACGCTCGCCTCCGCCGCGACCACGTTGGTGCGCGTGCCGCCGCGAATCACTCCCGGGTTCACCGTCATGCCGCGCTTCACATCGGTGAAGCGCGCAACCGCGAGCACCTGGCGCGCCAGCTCGAGGATCGCGCTCTGCCCTTTTTCGAAGTCCACACCCGAATGCGACGCGCGGCCCGTAACTTTTATCGTGTAGTCGCCCACGCCCTTGCGCGCGGTCTTGACGGCCGCGCCCTGCGCCGGCTCCAGCACCAGCACGGCAGCCGACTTCTTGGCCAGCGCCTCGGTGATCGGCCGCGACGATTCGCTCCCCACTTCTTCGTCCGTATTCAGCAACACGGAGACCGGCCGCGGCAGCGCGCCACCCAGCTCCTGCAGCCCTGAGATGGCGTACATCATCATCACGATACCGGTCTTCATGTCGAGCACGCCCGGTCCCCACAGCCGGCCGGAGTCGTTCCGCCACGGCATTCTCACCAGTGTGCCGGTGTCCCACACCGTGTCGTGGTGACCGAGCAGCATGATAGGCTTCGCCTTCGCGCGACCGCCGAAGTCCACCTGAAGATGATCTCCGTACTGCGAGGCGGAGTGAAACTTCACTTCGCCGCCAATCGCCTTGAACTTCTCCGCCAGCACGCGGCCCAGCCGGTCGACGGCGGCCTTGTCGCTGCTGGGAGATTCCATCTCCACCAGCTGCTGGATAGTGGCGATCATCTCCGGCTGGCGGCGATCGAAGTACTCGCGTAATTCGGGCATTCGAGTGGAACGCTGGCTGTGCGCGGTCATGGTGTGGGTCGGGGTGTGGCGGCATCTACTATAATTGCCACGATTCCTGTGAAGATATCAGCATGAGCCAAACCACCGAAGCAACGCCGCCCGTGGCCGGCGCCGAAGCCATCCTCGACAACGCGGCCATCCAGCGCATCCTGCCGCACCGCTACCCCATGCTGCTGATCGATCGCGTGCTCGAAATCGAGCGCCGGCAGCGCATCGTGGCCATCAAAAACGTCACCATCAACGAGCCCTTCTTCGCGGGACACTTCCCCGGCTTCCCCATCATGCCCGGCGTGCTCATCGTGGAGGCAATGGCGCAGGCCGGCGGCGCGCTACTGCTCACCGAAGTTCCCGATCGCGACGAGAAGCTGATGGTCTTCACCGGAATCGAGAAGGCGCGCTTCCGGAGGCCGGTATTGCCCGGCGATCAGCTGCGCCTGGTCATGGAGGTTCTGGCCTGGCGCACCACGGCAGTGCGCCTGCAAGGGCAGGCTTTCGTCGGCGAAAAGCTCGCGGCTGAGGCGATCATCACTTCTCAACTGGTGGACCGCGCCCGCGCCGAGGGCCGGCGCGGCTCGTCCACGCAGGAATCGCTATCGTCATGAGCGCGGTCGCCGGACAGTCTGTGCACATTCACCCCACCGCCGTCGTCGATCCGTCGGCGAAAGTCCCGGAGTCATGCCGCATCGGGCCGTACTGCACGGTCGGCGCCGCTGTCGAGATGGGCGAGCACTGCGAGCTGATCTCTCACGTCGTGCTCGATGGCCCGACGCGCCTGGGCAGCCACAACCGCATCTTTCCCTTTGCCTCCGTAGGCCTCGAGCCGCAGGACCTGAAATTTGCCGGCGAAAAAACATGGCTCGAGATCGGCGGCCACAACACCATTCGCGAGTTCGTCACCATTCATCGCGGCACAGTGGGCGGAGGCGGCATTACGCGCGTGGGCAGCCATTGCCTCATCATGGCGTACACGCACATCGCGCACGATTGCACGATCGGCGACCACGTGATCATGGCCAACGGCGCCACGCTCGCCGGCCACGTGACGGTCGAAGACTGGGCCACGGTCGGCGCGCTCTGCCCGGTCCACCAGTTCGTGCGCATTGGCGCGCACGCCTACATCGGCGGCGGCACGGTGATCACGCAGGACGTGCTGCCGTTCTCTCTCACCAGCGCCTCGCGGAACAACCGCGCCTATGGCGTGAACACCGTTGGCCTGGAACGCCGTGGGTTTTCCGCCGATCGCGTGAAGAAGATCCGCCACGCCTTCCGCGTGCTGCTCAACTCGAAGCTCAACATCGCCGACGCCCTCGAGAAGCTCAAGTCTGGGCCCGATGCCGGCGACGACGTTGCCAGGCTGCTGCGCTTCATCGAGACCTCCGAGCGCGGGATCATCAAGTGAGCGAGCTGCGCCAGCGCCTGGGCGTGATCGCCGGCAACGGCAGCTTTCCTCTGCTCGTGGTGGACGCCGCCCGCAGCCGCGGCTACGATGTGGTTGTCGCCGCGATCAAGGAAGAAACGTTTCCCGAGATCGAGTCGCGCGGGGCTTCATCGGTTCACTGGATGTCCCTCGGTGAACTCTCGCGTCTGATCGAGACGTTCCAGCGCGAGGGTGTTCACCAGGCCGTCATGGCCGGCCAGGTGAAGCACAAGCAGATTTTTTCCAGCATCAAACCCGACTGGCGCCTGGCCAAGCTGCTGCTCTCCCTGCGCACGCGCAACACCGACGCGCTGATCGGCGCGGTCGCCAGCGTCCTCGCCGGGGAAGGCATTACGCTGCTCGACTCCACCGCGTTTCTGGAGCCGCTGCTGGCGCGCCCCGGCGTACTCACTCGCCGCTCTCCGAGCGAGCAGGAGCAGCACAGCATCGCTTACGGCCGCGGCGTGGCGCGCCACCTGGCCCGCTTCGACATTGGCCAGACCGTGGTCGTGGCCGGCTCCGCCTGCGTCGCCGTCGAAGCCATGGAAGGCACCGACGCGACCATTCGCCGCGCCGGCGAGATCATGGCCGCGCTCGGCGGCGCCGCATCCACGCTGGAGCGCGCGCTCATTGTGGTCAAAGTGGCAAAGCCCAACCAGGACATGCGCTTCGACGTCCCGGTCGTCGGCGCTGGGACCATCACCGCCATGCGCGAGGCCGGCGCCGTTTGCCTCGCGCTCGACGCGGGCAAAACGCTTCTGCTCGACGGCGACGCCGTCATCGCCGCCGCCGACGCCGCCGGTATCGCCATCACTGCCGACGCGACTCCGCAAGCATGAGCAACGACTCCAACCCGTTGCGCGTTGCTGTGGTCGGCGTGGGCGCCTTCGGACGCAACCATGCGCGCGTGTACCGCGAGCTGGAGCAGGCGGGCGAACCGGTGCGGCTGGCCGCGCTCGTAGATCGCGATCGCGCCAAGGCCACCGCCCTCGTCGAGCAGCTCGGTGCCGACGCACCCGTCCCGGTGTTCGCCAGCGTTGCCCACCTGCTCGCCTCGAATGCTCAGATTGCCGCGGCCTCGGTTGCCGTCCCGACCCTAGACCACCACGCCACCGCTATCGAACTGATGAACGCCGGCGTGGACGTGCTCGTCGAAAAGCCGTTGGCTTCCACGCTCGCCGAAGCCGACTCGCTCATCGCGCTCGCCGCCCGTACAAAACGCATCGCGCAGGTCGGGCACCTCGAGCGCTTCAATCCTGCGGTGCAGGCCGCCATCCCGCTGGTGCACACGCCGATGTTCTTCGAGGTGCACCGGCTCAGTGTGTTTTCGCCGCGCGCGCTCGACGTCGACGTGGTCCTGGACCTTATGATCCACGATCTCGACATCGTCCTCTCGCTCGTGCATTCGCCTTTGCGCGAAGTCCGCGCGGTCGGGATTCCGATCCTTTCCTCGAAGGTGGACATTGCGAACGCGCGCCTGGAGTTCGAGTCCGGATGCGTGGCGAACTTCACCGCCAGCCGTGTGAGCACCGAGCGCGTGCGCAAGTTGCGGCTGTTCCAGCCGCACCAGTACGTTTCACTCGACTACTCGCGGCAGGACGTCTTCGCCCTGTCGGTCGAAGCAGCCAAACCCGGCGACCCGCCTCCGGCTGCCGCCGCGCAGTTTCCGCCCATGCCGCTGCCCGCCGGAATGCGCATCACTCCCTCGCGCCCGGCGATCGCCAGCGAGGAGCCGCTGCACGCCGAGTTGCGGTCCTTCCTGGAAGCGGTACGCGCGCACCGCCCGCCCGCCGTCACCCTCGAAGACGGCCGTCGCGCCCTCGACGTCGCCTTCCAGATCCTGGCGCAGATTGCCGAGCACTCCGGCCGCGCCAACCTGGCCGCCATGGCAAGGCCTCAAGGGTAATCTCGGCCGCTACCCATGCGTCTAATTTCATTGGCCCTTTCAAGTGCAATCAGGTGAGCACTTTAAGCCAACAGTGCGGCTCGGGCCCAAGCCCCCGCGCGGCAAATCTAATGAGAGAATAGAAGTGGCTCGTTTGCGGACGCAGTGCGCCTGTTTCACCGGACGCAAACTTCGGCCGCGCCCAGCGTCTTAAGGCCGGATGTCCATCACCGGAATTACTCCCGTCGCCAGCCCGTCGCCGCCGCAGGAAGGCGGACGCCGCAGCCCGCTCCGCCGTCACACACCAGCCCCTCCGGACTATACGCCCGAGCTGCTGCTCCAATTGCAAGACGATCTGGCGCGCTCGCGCATGCGGGAAGCGCTGTGGCTCTCCGTCATTCTGCACCTGATGGTGGTGATGGCGCTGCTGTTCGCGCCGCGCCTGCTGCCCACGCGGTCCGCGATCGTCCTGGTGACCCCGCGGGAATTGATCAACAACCAGGAACTCACCTATCTCGATCTGCCCAAGGACCAGCAGACACCGCCACCCACGCCGCCTAAGACCGACATCATCTCCGACAAGAACCGCATCGCCACCTCGCACACGCCGCGCCTCAACCGCGAGGAGCTGAAGCGCATTCTCGACAGTGCGCGTCCCGGCGCGCCCGGCGCGGGCGTGAGCGCGCCGCCCTCGCAGCCGGCGCCGCAGGTCGCGCAAGGCGGCGGCCAGCAGGCGCAGCCCCAGCAGCAGACCTCCCAGCAGCAGCAAGGCCGCGGGCCAACGCCCCCGCCGACGAGCCAGACGGCGCAGCTGGAAACGCCGCCCGGCGCAGCTTCGCCCGGCGGCGGCGCATTCCGCAGCGGAGGACTCTCACCCGGGTCACTCATCGACCAGGCTGCTCGCGCCGCGGCCGCCAATCGTGGCGCTGGCGGCGTCGGCGGAGACTTTGGCGTCGGCTCGCCAACGCAGGGACAGGTGCTGGGCAACATGGAAGTGCTCAGCGACACCATGGGCGTGGACTTCGGCCCTTACCTCTCGCGCGTGCTCCACGACGTCCGGCAGAACTGGTACCTGCTGATTCCGGAAGTCGCCCGCGCGCCCATGATGAAGAAGGGCAAGGTCTCGATTGAATTCGCCATCACGAAGAACGGGCAGGTCGCCGGCATGCGCCTCATCGCACCGAGCGGCGACGCCTCGCTCGATCGCGCCGCCTGGGGCGGAATCACCGGCTCGAATCCTTTCCAGCCTTTGCCCACCGAATTCCGCGGCGACTACCTCGCGCTCCGCTTCCACTTCTTCTACAACCCGGATAGGAACGATCTGCGGTAACGGCAGTTGTCAGTTCCCAGGTGTCGGTTGCCAGTTGAGTTCACAGTTCACAGCTCGAATCCCTTATCGGAAAATTTCTTGTGAGCGGCAGCGTACGGCCCTCAACTGGCAACTGACAACTGGCAACCGGCAACTGCTAGTACGCCATCCTCACCAGCGTCCTTTGACCAAACGGCAGGTAGAGAAGTGCCGCTGCGGCGGCGAATGCCAGGCCAAGGCCGATCCGGTCGGCCAGCAGGAACGGTGTGAGCGCCCACAACTCGTCCGCCACCAGCAGCGCGGGGAAGAGTTTCTCAAACTTGCGGGCGAAGGACCGGTAGTCGAACGCCACCGCGAAAAGCTGGAAGAAGCGCAGCGGAATGCCGGCGGACGCCACCACCATCACCGCCACCGCCAGCGCGAAGGCCTGCCGCGGTACGGCCTTGGCGATCTCGCGCTCAACGCCGGCCACATGGCTCAGCGCCGCCACGTACAGCGCCAGGTACATGATCTGCGCCAGCACAAACAGCGACCGCACCAGCGCCCGTTGTGGACGCGGAAGTTCGTCGGCCACTTCGCCGCCGGCGGCGGTCGGTTGCGTGGCGCCCTCCGCGCCCGCCGCCGTGACCGGCGCGATGAACCGGTAGCCGCGACGCGCCAGTGTTTCGATAAAGCGGGGATTCGTGCCCGAATCGCCCAGCGCTCCGCGCAGTTTGTTGATGGCCGTGTTCAGGCCGTGATCGAAATCGACGAAAGTGTCCTGCGGCCAAAGCGCTTCGCGCAGTTCTTCCCGCGTCACCACCACCCCTGGGCGATCCAGCAGGATCGCCAGCACCTGGAACGGCTGCCCTTGCAGGCGCACCTTTGCGCCGTTGCGCCGAAGCTCGCCTGACCGCAGGTCGGCTTCGAAGATGCCGAAGCGCAGCAACGACGGGCCAGGCTTGGAATCGGAAGCGGACACTCGTCAGTAGTTTACGTCAGCAGATTCACTACAATGCCGCCATGCGGCCCACCCGCGAACTCGCCGTCGGAATGCTCCTCATCGCGCTGCTGACGCTGGTGTTCATTGTTGCTCGCTACGGCCGTGTCCTGCCCTGGGCGGCGCGCTGATGTCTTCGGCTCACAGCGATCCCTTGCTGGTCGCGCTGCTCGGACCGACCGCCAGCGGCAAGACGGCGCTCTCGCTCACCCTCGCCGAACGCTTCAACGGCGAAATCCTGAACTGCGATTCGGTCGCCGTTTACCGCGAATTCGATCTGGGCACCGCCAAGCCGTCGGCAGAAGAGCGTAGCCGCGTTCCACATCACCTGCTCGATGTCCTCGCGCCTACCGAATACTTCACTGCCGGCGACTACGCCCGTCGGGCGCGTGCGGTACTCTCGGAAATTCGCGAACGCAAACGACTGCCCATCGTTGTCGGCGGCGCCGGCCTGTATCTGCGCGCGTTACTCGATGGCCTCTTTGCCGGGCCGCCGCGTTCGGAAGAGTTGCGCGCGCGTCTCCGCGATCGGGCCGCCGGAAAAGGGTCCGCGTACCTGCACCGTGTCCTCACGCGCCTCGATCGCGCCGCCGCCGGGCGCATCCATCCGAACGACGAGGCCAAGCTCATCCGCGCCATCGAAGTCTGCCTCGCCGCGCGGCAGGCGATGAGCGACCTGTGGAAGCGGGGCCGCGACCCGCTGCGGGGCTTTCGCATTCTGCGCGTCGGCCTCGATCCCGACCGCGCCCAGCTCTACGACCGCATTAACCACCGCGCTGAAGCCATGTTCCAAGGCGGCCTGGTGGAAGAAACGCGGCAGCTGCTCGATCGCTATGGCGCTGCTGCAACACCGCTCGCCTCGCTGGGCTATGCTCAAGCCGTGCAGCTTCTGCGCGGCGAACTCGACCGGAAGTCGGCCGTCGCGGCCACCGCGCAGGGACATCGCAACTACGCCAAGCGCCAGATAACATGGTTTCGCCGCGAGCCCGAGGTCGCCTGGCTGCGCGGCTTTGGCGACGATCCCGCCATCCAGCGCGCCGCCGCCGAGATAATCGAAAAGGCTCGCCGCTAGTGCCCGTCCGACGCCGCTTTGATATGTTTGCTGGTATGGTGCGCCGCTTCGCCCTCGTCTTTCTGCTCTTCTCCCTCGTTTTCACCGCCGCCGCCCCCGCCAAAGACCGCTTCCAGGCGCCTGGCGCCGTGCACCTCGATCGCGACGGCGAAAAGTGGGTGGAGAAAACGCTGAAGCACCTCTCGCTCGAGCAGAAAGTCGGCCAGATGATCGTCATCTCCGCCGAAGCGGAGTTCATGAACCCGGCCAGCGCTGAGGCAGTCAAACTGCGCGACCAGATCCGCAAATATCATCTCGGCGGAATTGTGCTGACCGTCAAATACCAGGACGGCTTCCTCTACCGCAATCAGCCCTACGAAGCCGCCGCCTGGACCAACGCCTTGCAGCGCGACGCGGAGCTGCCGCTGATCTTCGCCGCCGACTTCGAGCGCGGCCTCTCCATGCGCTTGCAGGGCGCAACCACGTGGCCGCACGCCATGGCTTTCGGCGCCGACGGCAAAGTTGCCGACGCCGAAGCGTTCGGGCGCATCGTCGCGCTGGAGTCGCGCGCCATCGGCGTCCACTGGAACTTTTTCCCCGTCGCCGACGTGAACTCCAATCCCGACAATCCCATCATCAACACGCGTTCCTTCGGCGAAGATCCGCAGCAGGTTTCGGCGATGGTGGCCGCGTACATTCGCGGCTCGCGCGCCGGCGGAATGCTCACCACCGCCAAGCACTTCCCCGGACACGGCGACACCGCCACCGACTCGCACCTCGCGCTCGCCATCGTCCCCGGCGACCGCCAGCGGCTCGAATCGGTCGAGCTGCCGCCGTTCCGTGACGCGATCGCCGCCGGCGTCGATTCGATCATGGTCGCGCACGTCACCGTGCCCGCTCTCGATTCCGACGCGAACCGTGTAGCGACCACGTCGCCCGCCGTGGTCACCGATCTGCTCAAGCAGCAGCTCGGCTTCCACGGGCTGGTGGTCACCGACGCGCTCGATATGCGCGGTCTCACCCGCCACTACGCCGGCCCCGGCGGCGTGGACAACGGCCGCGCCGCGGTCGAGGCGGTGAAGGCCGGCAACGACGTGGTGCTGCATCCGGGCAACGTCGGCGCGGCCTTCGATGCGCTCGTCGCCGCTGTGCGCTCCGGCGAGATTCCCATGGCGCGGATCGATGAAGCCGTGCGCAAGATTCTCCGCGCCAAGGCCTCGGTTGGTCTGCATCGCGCACGTTTCGTCGACCTGAATGCGCTGGCAACCTCGATCGCGCGTCCGGAAAACATCGCCGCCGCCCAGCAGGTGGCCGACGATGCCGTCACCCTGGTGCGCGACA
This genomic interval from Terriglobales bacterium contains the following:
- a CDS encoding glycoside hydrolase family 3 N-terminal domain-containing protein, which produces MPVRRRFDMFAGMVRRFALVFLLFSLVFTAAAPAKDRFQAPGAVHLDRDGEKWVEKTLKHLSLEQKVGQMIVISAEAEFMNPASAEAVKLRDQIRKYHLGGIVLTVKYQDGFLYRNQPYEAAAWTNALQRDAELPLIFAADFERGLSMRLQGATTWPHAMAFGADGKVADAEAFGRIVALESRAIGVHWNFFPVADVNSNPDNPIINTRSFGEDPQQVSAMVAAYIRGSRAGGMLTTAKHFPGHGDTATDSHLALAIVPGDRQRLESVELPPFRDAIAAGVDSIMVAHVTVPALDSDANRVATTSPAVVTDLLKQQLGFHGLVVTDALDMRGLTRHYAGPGGVDNGRAAVEAVKAGNDVVLHPGNVGAAFDALVAAVRSGEIPMARIDEAVRKILRAKASVGLHRARFVDLNALATSIARPENIAAAQQVADDAVTLVRDNGRVLPLKKTGTAAPRPAYGEVREPGTRTFALVLTDDVRSEQGRVLAHELKARVPDAAIMQSDPRLAPLMAPQIIAAADRAESVIVAAYITPVSGKVVKVNGGYENSVSLDPAVAALLHDLLRRNAAKTAMIAVGSPYLGRSFPEVQTYLCTFSNSTVSELSAVKALFGEINIRGHLPVTIPDFAARGMGIERAALSASGASHDVAGNNSTR
- a CDS encoding winged helix-turn-helix domain-containing protein, which codes for MSASDSKPGPSLLRFGIFEADLRSGELRRNGAKVRLQGQPFQVLAILLDRPGVVVTREELREALWPQDTFVDFDHGLNTAINKLRGALGDSGTNPRFIETLARRGYRFIAPVTAAGAEGATQPTAAGGEVADELPRPQRALVRSLFVLAQIMYLALYVAALSHVAGVEREIAKAVPRQAFALAVAVMVVASAGIPLRFFQLFAVAFDYRSFARKFEKLFPALLVADELWALTPFLLADRIGLGLAFAAAAALLYLPFGQRTLVRMAY
- the miaA gene encoding tRNA (adenosine(37)-N6)-dimethylallyltransferase MiaA, which gives rise to MSSAHSDPLLVALLGPTASGKTALSLTLAERFNGEILNCDSVAVYREFDLGTAKPSAEERSRVPHHLLDVLAPTEYFTAGDYARRARAVLSEIRERKRLPIVVGGAGLYLRALLDGLFAGPPRSEELRARLRDRAAGKGSAYLHRVLTRLDRAAAGRIHPNDEAKLIRAIEVCLAARQAMSDLWKRGRDPLRGFRILRVGLDPDRAQLYDRINHRAEAMFQGGLVEETRQLLDRYGAAATPLASLGYAQAVQLLRGELDRKSAVAATAQGHRNYAKRQITWFRREPEVAWLRGFGDDPAIQRAAAEIIEKARR
- a CDS encoding TonB family protein, with product MSITGITPVASPSPPQEGGRRSPLRRHTPAPPDYTPELLLQLQDDLARSRMREALWLSVILHLMVVMALLFAPRLLPTRSAIVLVTPRELINNQELTYLDLPKDQQTPPPTPPKTDIISDKNRIATSHTPRLNREELKRILDSARPGAPGAGVSAPPSQPAPQVAQGGGQQAQPQQQTSQQQQGRGPTPPPTSQTAQLETPPGAASPGGGAFRSGGLSPGSLIDQAARAAAANRGAGGVGGDFGVGSPTQGQVLGNMEVLSDTMGVDFGPYLSRVLHDVRQNWYLLIPEVARAPMMKKGKVSIEFAITKNGQVAGMRLIAPSGDASLDRAAWGGITGSNPFQPLPTEFRGDYLALRFHFFYNPDRNDLR